A region from the Hyalangium minutum genome encodes:
- a CDS encoding type VI secretion system protein IglI family protein: MADAAELPPLDGGLLEKPIQGSPPRQDDTEDEDPRLDTVDAYVTKAEYDMAARTAEALLRDGIRDVRIIGPYLMGSFVNQGLKGMPRIFRSVITTLKESLGAFGPEEKKTLLANTSVRWLFKGVNRQMLHHEKLKDAEWKRWREPSNRAPVEEALSLGASALAACTEALPGGDCEQALRPVLAWLQEQLSALPVTGTSVPVKKEEAPAAAAPESEEPLEDEEAEEPETDSEPRPSPRAHASSPGLPISPAMELLLRKLHAFDVLVEQEDFLKAGIVAADVLGVIERFDPRVYLPMLFTRFFAGLSTHAETLEPLLHNTESLAFRSLDQLYRVDLDSFLEQHTREEE, translated from the coding sequence ATGGCTGACGCGGCTGAACTGCCTCCGCTCGACGGCGGTCTGCTGGAGAAGCCGATCCAGGGCTCGCCGCCGAGGCAGGATGACACCGAGGACGAGGATCCACGGTTGGACACCGTGGACGCCTATGTCACCAAGGCCGAGTACGACATGGCGGCGCGTACGGCCGAGGCGCTGCTGCGGGATGGCATCCGGGATGTGCGCATCATCGGCCCCTACCTGATGGGCAGCTTCGTCAATCAGGGCCTGAAGGGGATGCCCCGCATCTTCCGCTCGGTCATCACGACACTGAAGGAGAGCCTGGGAGCGTTCGGTCCAGAGGAGAAGAAGACCCTCCTCGCCAACACCAGCGTGCGCTGGCTGTTCAAGGGCGTGAACCGGCAAATGCTGCACCACGAGAAGCTCAAGGACGCGGAGTGGAAGCGTTGGCGCGAGCCCTCCAACCGGGCGCCTGTCGAAGAGGCGCTCTCCCTCGGCGCGTCCGCCCTCGCCGCCTGCACCGAGGCGCTGCCGGGGGGGGACTGTGAGCAGGCCCTCCGCCCGGTGTTGGCCTGGCTGCAAGAACAGCTGAGCGCGCTCCCTGTGACCGGGACATCTGTCCCTGTGAAGAAGGAGGAGGCCCCGGCCGCCGCCGCGCCTGAGAGCGAGGAACCGCTGGAGGACGAGGAGGCCGAAGAGCCAGAGACCGATTCTGAGCCGCGGCCCAGCCCTCGCGCGCACGCTTCCAGTCCCGGCCTGCCCATCTCTCCCGCCATGGAGTTGCTGCTGCGCAAGCTCCACGCATTCGACGTCCTGGTGGAGCAGGAAGACTTCCTCAAGGCGGGCATCGTCGCCGCAGATGTCCTGGGCGTCATTGAGCGCTTCGATCCCCGGGTCTACCTGCCCATGCTCTTCACCCGCTTCTTCGCGGGGCTGAGCACCCATGCGGAGACGCTCGAGCCCCTGCTGCACAACACGGAGTCGCTGGCGTTCCGGTCGCTCGATCAGCTGTACCGGGTGGATCTCGACTCTTTCCTGGAGCAGCACACCCGGGAGGAGGAGTAG
- a CDS encoding DUF4280 domain-containing protein — protein sequence MGAQVVMGATLQCSFGVAPSTLMVLPANRVMGSTPAANIMDNVPMLNVIPFGMCSSPANPTVAAATAAALGVLTPMPCVPFTVAPWLPGVPTVLIGNMPAVDNTCKLMCTWGGVIQVINPGQFVVMDG from the coding sequence ATGGGAGCACAGGTCGTCATGGGCGCCACGCTGCAGTGCAGCTTCGGAGTGGCGCCGTCCACGTTGATGGTTCTGCCGGCCAACCGCGTGATGGGCTCGACCCCCGCGGCCAACATCATGGACAACGTGCCGATGCTGAACGTGATCCCCTTTGGCATGTGCAGCTCGCCCGCGAACCCCACGGTCGCCGCGGCAACGGCCGCCGCTCTGGGCGTGCTCACGCCCATGCCCTGCGTGCCCTTCACGGTCGCTCCCTGGCTCCCCGGCGTGCCCACGGTCCTCATCGGCAACATGCCGGCCGTGGACAACACCTGCAAACTCATGTGCACCTGGGGCGGAGTGATCCAGGTGATCAACCCCGGCCAGTTCGTGGTGATGGATGGCTGA
- a CDS encoding AMP-binding protein, which produces MPFDVRQILQQLDAAEPSNADLPKWLEESWADPDGFIAALTAAHTGRGVPSKSRPGEHYDFYQDLVVQHANMERVAYRIFDRLKGWQTLTYRQLHDRASRRATEWEEQGVKPGATVCLLYNPCIELVISLMACLRLGACFSLLPPQGTWFVTRRLAALKPKHIAAEPHQLPLLKGFEKLLLSSRGMAAPSFASYTYKPAEPIGLLFSPLNDPPDQPVQLTAVDAWLGAMCDGLLTFSLSGGDHLAGPGYHFLQHQPALLFACLLRGATFLHLELADLKKEPELLSAYPIRALGVSPKLRELLLSSKSRNLKNISHWFRNPEEPLDWKGWRTWVNEFNLDKVPCSNVLVDSTSGGAVAGSLRRVGDIHIDAAPAAGRVWEFRDVVSKKKAAGDMGIYTLLPDKKRLPGYAVLSRIRDQYSYTGTKDIRREGRIYPASEVVDALEGLPFNAGASVVPVPMGGLQGHKFVLLVFTGAEPPAVTDKEAGGRDQELRRTLEQRLGAEFQPDVIEFFPLYPRRTKKGAVDDAWCRSQYQTGALHAKTKEPMFLALTAIRGRFLASEEGSGDDGPAK; this is translated from the coding sequence ATGCCTTTCGATGTGCGGCAGATTCTCCAGCAACTCGACGCGGCGGAGCCCTCCAACGCGGACCTGCCGAAGTGGCTCGAAGAGAGCTGGGCGGATCCGGATGGCTTCATCGCCGCGTTGACCGCTGCTCACACGGGCCGGGGCGTGCCGTCCAAGAGCCGCCCAGGCGAGCACTACGACTTCTATCAGGACCTGGTCGTCCAGCACGCCAACATGGAGCGCGTGGCCTACCGGATCTTCGACCGGCTCAAAGGCTGGCAGACGCTGACCTACCGCCAGCTCCACGATCGGGCTTCCCGGAGAGCCACCGAGTGGGAAGAGCAGGGCGTCAAGCCCGGCGCGACGGTCTGCCTGCTCTACAACCCGTGCATCGAGCTCGTCATCTCGCTCATGGCCTGCCTGCGTCTGGGGGCCTGCTTCAGCCTGTTGCCGCCGCAGGGGACGTGGTTCGTCACGCGCCGGCTCGCGGCGCTCAAGCCCAAGCACATCGCCGCTGAGCCCCACCAGCTGCCGCTGCTCAAGGGCTTCGAGAAGCTCCTGCTGAGCAGTCGGGGCATGGCCGCGCCCAGCTTCGCCTCGTACACCTACAAGCCGGCGGAGCCGATCGGCCTCCTGTTCTCGCCACTGAATGACCCGCCAGATCAGCCCGTGCAGCTCACGGCCGTGGATGCGTGGCTCGGCGCCATGTGCGACGGGCTGCTGACCTTCTCGCTCAGTGGAGGAGATCACCTCGCCGGGCCCGGCTACCACTTCCTCCAGCACCAGCCGGCCCTGCTCTTCGCCTGCCTGCTGCGAGGTGCCACCTTCCTTCACCTGGAGCTGGCGGACCTCAAGAAGGAGCCCGAGCTGCTGTCCGCGTACCCCATCCGCGCGCTCGGCGTCTCGCCCAAGCTTCGGGAGCTGCTGCTGAGCTCCAAGAGCCGCAACCTCAAGAACATCTCCCACTGGTTCCGGAACCCCGAAGAGCCCCTCGACTGGAAGGGCTGGCGCACGTGGGTGAATGAGTTCAACCTCGACAAGGTGCCTTGCTCCAACGTCCTCGTGGATTCCACGTCGGGAGGCGCAGTGGCGGGCTCCCTGCGGCGCGTGGGGGACATCCACATCGACGCGGCCCCCGCCGCGGGCCGCGTGTGGGAGTTCCGCGATGTCGTGAGCAAGAAGAAGGCTGCGGGGGACATGGGCATCTACACGCTCCTTCCCGACAAGAAGCGGCTGCCCGGCTACGCGGTCCTCTCGCGCATCCGCGATCAGTACTCCTACACCGGCACGAAGGACATCCGGCGGGAGGGGCGAATCTATCCCGCCTCCGAGGTGGTCGACGCCCTCGAAGGGTTGCCCTTCAACGCCGGTGCCTCCGTGGTCCCTGTCCCCATGGGAGGCCTTCAGGGCCACAAGTTCGTGCTGCTCGTCTTCACCGGCGCGGAGCCCCCTGCGGTGACGGACAAGGAGGCGGGGGGCCGAGATCAGGAGCTCCGCCGCACCCTCGAGCAGCGGCTGGGCGCGGAGTTCCAGCCCGACGTCATCGAGTTCTTCCCGCTCTACCCACGACGGACGAAGAAAGGAGCCGTTGACGACGCCTGGTGCCGCTCGCAGTACCAGACAGGTGCTCTCCATGCCAAGACGAAGGAGCCGATGTTCCTGGCCCTCACGGCGATCCGCGGCCGTTTCCTGGCGAGCGAGGAGGGCTCGGGTGACGATGGGCCGGCCAAGTGA
- a CDS encoding OmpA family protein: MALALLLCASVAQAQEVTPLPSFSLERLELNPGLGPMTLGSGELLPERALRVSLVGHYQRSPLAVQIEGERLSLLRDRTTGWLSLAYGVLPWLELDAQLSGVAVQQGDDPTSLGIRSPSRSGLGMSWLSARLGLLKSTPQQAVHLAMELGAGLPVGPEGALVRDPGVSARGRLLLGRRFGIVTPALEAGVLLRPTVVFGTSLGTQDRVGSEARFGAGLTVGQTLRGEVTARAAFSWEQSRTSAEVMGGLRYSPSALWEVFALGGAGFGAEPGTPRFRALAGLAILLGAEPTPPPEEVFYELVTPLPPRKSSSQTPREGTSSPPSLPEPTPEPLSTEQSKPEPSSPDDGQSSAEPEPDTDGDGVVDAVDACARERGTAAQNGCPAEKPPLVTLTRDRLVLHGQVFFDTGVSTLPGSSPVLDQLAEVLLEHPEIQRVVIEGHTDTVGSEASNRTLSQERAETVRRYLIEKGVPSQRLVAQGFGFRRPVSSNASTEGREHNRRAELRLLLGEPAQTGATQAPPL; encoded by the coding sequence GTGGCGCTCGCGCTGCTGCTCTGTGCCTCCGTGGCCCAGGCCCAGGAGGTCACGCCCCTCCCCTCCTTCTCTCTGGAGCGCCTGGAGCTGAACCCGGGCCTCGGGCCGATGACGCTGGGCAGTGGAGAGCTGCTTCCCGAGCGGGCGCTGCGTGTCTCTCTGGTGGGGCACTACCAGCGAAGTCCTCTGGCGGTGCAGATCGAGGGCGAGCGGCTCTCCCTCCTCCGGGATCGCACCACGGGTTGGCTGTCGCTGGCCTATGGCGTCCTGCCCTGGCTCGAACTGGATGCCCAGCTCAGCGGCGTGGCCGTCCAACAGGGAGATGATCCGACGTCGCTGGGCATCCGCTCTCCCTCGCGAAGTGGCCTGGGCATGTCCTGGCTCAGCGCCCGGCTGGGGTTGCTGAAGTCCACCCCTCAGCAGGCCGTCCACCTCGCGATGGAGCTGGGCGCGGGTCTGCCCGTCGGGCCCGAGGGAGCGTTGGTGCGCGATCCCGGTGTCAGCGCGCGAGGCCGGCTCCTCCTGGGGAGACGTTTTGGAATCGTGACGCCGGCCCTCGAGGCGGGTGTACTGCTGCGCCCCACCGTGGTGTTTGGAACGAGCCTGGGCACTCAGGACCGGGTAGGCAGTGAAGCCCGCTTCGGTGCGGGGCTGACGGTCGGCCAGACGCTCCGGGGCGAGGTGACCGCGCGCGCCGCGTTCTCCTGGGAACAGAGCCGAACCAGCGCGGAGGTGATGGGTGGGCTGCGGTACTCCCCCTCGGCGCTGTGGGAGGTCTTCGCCCTCGGTGGCGCGGGCTTCGGCGCGGAGCCGGGCACCCCTCGATTCCGAGCTCTCGCGGGTCTGGCCATCCTCCTCGGCGCGGAGCCGACACCGCCTCCGGAAGAGGTCTTCTACGAGCTCGTCACGCCCCTGCCCCCTCGCAAGTCCTCCTCGCAGACACCGCGAGAGGGCACGTCCTCCCCTCCCTCCTTGCCGGAGCCCACCCCAGAGCCCTTGTCCACGGAGCAGAGCAAACCGGAGCCATCCTCTCCGGACGACGGACAGAGCTCGGCAGAGCCCGAGCCCGACACGGATGGAGATGGCGTGGTGGACGCTGTGGACGCCTGTGCCCGTGAAAGGGGGACTGCGGCACAGAACGGGTGTCCCGCCGAGAAGCCCCCCCTCGTCACCCTCACCCGCGATCGGCTCGTCCTCCACGGACAGGTGTTCTTCGACACGGGTGTCTCGACGCTCCCAGGCTCCTCTCCCGTGCTGGACCAGCTGGCGGAGGTGCTCCTGGAGCATCCGGAGATCCAGCGGGTCGTCATCGAAGGCCACACGGACACAGTGGGCTCCGAGGCCTCCAATCGGACACTCTCTCAGGAGCGCGCGGAGACGGTGCGGCGCTACCTCATCGAGAAGGGTGTTCCCTCCCAGCGGCTGGTCGCCCAGGGCTTCGGCTTCCGGAGACCGGTGAGCAGCAACGCCTCCACCGAAGGCCGCGAGCATAACCGCCGCGCCGAGCTTCGGCTGCTCCTGGGTGAGCCCGCGCAGACTGGAGCCACCCAGGCTCCCCCTCTGTAG